A portion of the Thermotoga sp. SG1 genome contains these proteins:
- a CDS encoding ABC transporter ATP-binding protein → MSDLVLEVKSLHVYYGAIHALKGIDLQVPRGQIVTLIGANGAGKTTTLSAIAGLVKAQKGKIIFNGQDITNKPAHVINKMGIALVPEGRRIFPELTVYENLMMGAYNRKDKDGIKQDLEWIFSLFPRLKERLKQLGGTLSGGEQQMLAIGRALMSRPRLLMMDEPSLGLAPILVSEVFEVIQKINQEGTTILLVEQNALGALKIAHYGYVLETGRIVLEGKASDLLDNEMVKKAYLGVA, encoded by the coding sequence GTGTCTGATCTTGTCCTTGAAGTGAAGTCTTTGCATGTTTACTACGGTGCGATACACGCCCTCAAGGGAATAGACCTGCAGGTTCCAAGAGGACAGATAGTAACGCTTATTGGTGCAAACGGTGCGGGGAAAACAACCACCCTCTCTGCCATCGCAGGGCTTGTGAAGGCTCAGAAGGGAAAGATCATCTTCAACGGCCAGGACATCACGAACAAACCTGCCCATGTGATAAACAAAATGGGAATAGCACTCGTTCCAGAGGGAAGAAGGATCTTTCCAGAACTTACAGTGTACGAGAACCTCATGATGGGAGCGTACAACAGGAAGGACAAGGATGGTATAAAACAAGATCTGGAATGGATATTCTCTCTCTTTCCAAGATTGAAGGAAAGATTGAAACAGCTGGGAGGGACCCTCTCTGGTGGAGAGCAACAAATGCTTGCGATCGGAAGAGCATTGATGAGTAGGCCTAGGCTTTTGATGATGGACGAACCGTCACTGGGACTTGCTCCTATACTGGTCTCAGAAGTTTTTGAGGTCATTCAGAAGATCAACCAGGAGGGGACCACGATCCTTCTTGTGGAACAAAACGCCCTTGGTGCCCTAAAAATAGCCCACTATGGATACGTTCTGGAGACGGGCAGAATCGTACTTGAAGGTAAAGCCAGTGATCTTCTGGACAACGAGATGGTCAAAAAAGCCTATCTTGGTGTTGCATGA
- a CDS encoding ABC transporter substrate-binding protein: MRKAVLTVLLTLMVVSLFSAVKIGVILPMTGGISAFGRMVWEGIQIAHEEKPSVFGENVELVLLDTRSEKTEAANAAARAIDKEKVLAIIGEVASAHSLAIAPLAEENKVPMVTPASTNPLVTQGRQFVSRVCFIDPFQGAAMAVFAYKNLGVKRVVVFTDVEQDYSVGLTNFFINKFTELGGQVKRVYFKSGDQDFSAQLSVAMAFNPDAIYITGYYPEIALIARQARQLGFTGYILAGDGADAPELIEIGGEAVEGLLFTTHYHPKAASNPVAQKFVETYRKKYGKDPAALNALGYDAYMVLLDAIERAGSFDTEKIAEEIRKTRNFEGATGIINIDENGNAIKSVVVNVVKNGTFDFEAVINPSDIQ, from the coding sequence ATGAGGAAAGCTGTTTTGACTGTTCTTCTTACTCTGATGGTTGTGAGTCTCTTTTCTGCGGTCAAGATCGGTGTGATTCTTCCAATGACTGGTGGTATTTCCGCGTTTGGAAGGATGGTATGGGAGGGAATCCAGATCGCCCACGAAGAAAAACCCTCTGTTTTTGGAGAAAACGTGGAACTCGTTCTCCTCGACACAAGAAGTGAAAAAACAGAGGCAGCCAACGCAGCAGCAAGAGCGATCGATAAAGAAAAGGTCCTTGCCATAATCGGTGAAGTTGCAAGTGCGCACTCTCTCGCCATTGCACCCCTTGCAGAAGAAAACAAGGTTCCTATGGTAACACCCGCTTCCACGAACCCACTTGTGACACAAGGAAGGCAATTTGTCTCCAGGGTGTGTTTCATCGATCCATTCCAGGGGGCAGCGATGGCGGTCTTTGCCTACAAAAACCTTGGTGTTAAAAGGGTGGTCGTATTCACAGACGTCGAACAGGACTACAGCGTGGGTCTTACGAACTTCTTCATAAACAAGTTCACCGAACTTGGCGGACAGGTGAAAAGGGTGTACTTCAAGAGTGGAGACCAGGATTTCTCCGCACAACTTTCCGTTGCGATGGCGTTCAATCCTGATGCGATCTATATAACAGGATACTATCCAGAGATCGCTCTGATCGCAAGACAGGCAAGACAACTTGGTTTCACCGGTTACATCCTCGCCGGTGATGGTGCAGACGCGCCAGAGCTCATCGAGATCGGTGGAGAAGCAGTCGAAGGACTCCTCTTCACCACCCATTACCATCCGAAGGCAGCGAGTAATCCCGTCGCCCAGAAGTTCGTTGAAACCTATAGGAAAAAGTATGGAAAAGACCCGGCCGCTCTCAACGCACTCGGATACGATGCGTACATGGTCCTTCTCGATGCGATTGAAAGGGCAGGAAGCTTCGACACAGAAAAGATCGCCGAAGAGATCAGAAAGACAAGAAACTTCGAAGGAGCAACAGGCATCATCAACATCGATGAGAACGGAAACGCTATCAAATCCGTGGTCGTGAACGTGGTGAAGAACGGAACCTTTGACTTCGAAGCTGTCATAAATCCATCCGATATCCAATAG
- a CDS encoding NADP-dependent isocitrate dehydrogenase has translation MEKIKVKNPIVELDGDEMARVMWKMIKEKLILPYLDIPLIYFDLGIKKRDETDDQITIEAAKAIKKYGVGVKCATITPDAERVKEYNLKKAWKSPNATIRAYLDGTVFRKPIMVKNVPPLVKRWKKPIIVGRHAYGDIYNAVEARVEGPAEVELVVKNRENKVLMVHRFEGNGVVMAMHNLEKSIRSFARSCINYAISEKVDIWFATKDTISKVYHAYFKEIFQEEVEKRKEDLEKAGVNYRYMLIDDAAAQILRSEGGMLWACMNYEGDIMSDMIAAGFGSLGLMTSVLVSPDGVYEYEAAHGTVRRHYYRYLKGEKTSTNPTASIFAWTGAIRKRGELDNTPEVCKFADKLEKAVINTIESGVITKDLQPFTDPPIDRYATLEEFIEEVKRNLERLL, from the coding sequence GTGGAGAAGATAAAAGTCAAAAATCCGATAGTCGAACTCGACGGTGACGAGATGGCACGTGTGATGTGGAAGATGATCAAAGAGAAGCTCATACTTCCCTATCTCGACATCCCTCTGATCTATTTCGATCTTGGGATAAAGAAGAGAGATGAGACAGACGACCAGATAACCATCGAAGCGGCAAAGGCGATCAAGAAATACGGAGTCGGTGTGAAATGTGCAACGATCACTCCAGATGCGGAGAGAGTGAAAGAGTACAATCTGAAAAAAGCCTGGAAAAGCCCAAACGCCACAATCAGAGCGTACCTCGATGGGACTGTCTTCAGAAAACCCATCATGGTGAAAAACGTTCCACCTCTTGTGAAGCGCTGGAAAAAGCCCATCATCGTCGGAAGGCATGCATATGGAGACATATACAACGCGGTGGAAGCAAGGGTGGAAGGGCCTGCAGAAGTGGAACTTGTCGTGAAGAACAGGGAAAACAAAGTCCTGATGGTTCACAGATTCGAAGGAAACGGCGTTGTGATGGCAATGCACAACCTCGAAAAATCCATCAGAAGTTTTGCCCGCTCATGCATAAACTACGCGATCTCAGAGAAGGTGGACATCTGGTTTGCAACGAAAGATACCATCTCAAAAGTGTATCACGCGTATTTCAAAGAAATATTCCAGGAGGAAGTCGAAAAGAGGAAAGAAGATCTTGAAAAAGCAGGAGTGAACTACAGGTACATGCTCATCGACGATGCAGCCGCACAGATTCTAAGAAGCGAAGGTGGAATGCTCTGGGCCTGTATGAACTACGAGGGTGACATCATGTCCGATATGATCGCTGCGGGTTTTGGAAGCCTTGGACTTATGACATCTGTCCTCGTCTCGCCAGATGGTGTCTACGAATACGAAGCCGCCCACGGTACGGTGAGAAGACATTATTACAGGTATCTGAAAGGCGAGAAAACCTCGACGAATCCAACCGCATCCATCTTTGCCTGGACAGGTGCGATAAGAAAAAGGGGAGAACTGGACAACACACCTGAGGTGTGCAAGTTCGCAGACAAACTGGAAAAAGCCGTTATAAACACCATAGAATCTGGTGTGATCACAAAGGACCTTCAGCCCTTCACAGATCCACCCATCGACAGGTACGCGACACTCGAGGAGTTCATAGAAGAAGTGAAAAGAAATCTCGAAAGACTATTGTGA
- a CDS encoding ABC transporter permease, whose product MSLKNYVITRIVLAVPMVFILLALIFLILRIIPGDPVLAILGGKAPKEVIEQKRHELGLDKPIVVQFFDYIGDLLRGDLGKSTLTGRPIWDEIKERFPATLELTLFSFVIAVLVGIFWGSFAAYRRDSGVDIGARMFSMVMYAVPVFWFGLMIQYVFGVVLRWLPVGGRISPTIDLKVITGIYSIDALLTGNWQALKDVFEHLFLPGLTLGLVISSIFVRMVRNNTVLTLAQDFVKAARARGLKERVVLFRYALKNALVPIFTMMGLQFALLLGGAVLTETTFSWPGLGSYLVMKIRYRDFPAIQGTVVFFAVIVVVISILVDVINALIDPRVRY is encoded by the coding sequence ATGTCTCTGAAGAACTACGTGATAACGAGGATTGTTCTTGCTGTTCCAATGGTTTTCATTTTGCTTGCTCTGATATTTTTGATTCTCAGGATCATACCGGGTGATCCTGTGCTCGCCATCCTTGGAGGAAAGGCTCCAAAGGAAGTTATAGAACAGAAAAGACACGAACTGGGACTGGACAAACCCATCGTTGTTCAGTTTTTTGACTACATCGGAGACCTTTTAAGGGGTGACCTCGGAAAATCCACACTGACCGGAAGACCCATCTGGGATGAGATCAAAGAAAGGTTTCCTGCAACGCTGGAACTCACGCTCTTTTCCTTTGTCATAGCCGTTCTTGTGGGTATCTTCTGGGGAAGTTTTGCTGCGTACAGAAGGGACAGCGGTGTCGACATAGGTGCCAGGATGTTCTCGATGGTGATGTACGCTGTTCCGGTATTCTGGTTTGGCCTCATGATACAGTATGTCTTCGGTGTTGTTCTGAGATGGCTTCCTGTGGGAGGAAGGATCTCACCCACGATCGATCTGAAGGTGATAACGGGTATCTATTCGATAGATGCTCTTTTGACGGGTAACTGGCAGGCTCTGAAAGATGTCTTCGAACATCTCTTCCTTCCAGGACTCACTCTCGGGCTTGTGATATCCAGTATCTTCGTTCGCATGGTGAGAAACAACACCGTTCTGACGCTGGCACAGGATTTTGTAAAGGCCGCACGGGCCCGTGGCCTCAAAGAAAGGGTAGTTCTGTTCAGGTACGCCCTCAAAAACGCGTTGGTTCCCATATTCACCATGATGGGACTTCAGTTTGCGCTCCTTCTGGGAGGAGCAGTCCTCACCGAGACCACCTTCTCATGGCCCGGTCTTGGAAGCTATCTTGTGATGAAGATCAGATACAGGGATTTCCCTGCCATTCAGGGAACGGTGGTTTTCTTTGCCGTTATTGTCGTGGTGATCAGCATCCTTGTGGATGTGATAAACGCCCTGATAGATCCGAGGGTGAGATATTGA
- a CDS encoding CBS and ACT domain-containing protein: MLVKDFMTRNPITITPETSFTEALKLMKEKKIKRLIVMKGEKIVGIVTEKDLLYASPSKATTLNVWELHYLLSKLKISEIMTKDVITVNENTPIEDAARIMEERDISGLPVVDDAGKLVGIITQTDIFKVFVEIFGTKREGTIRYTMEMPDRPGELLEVAKRIYEAGGNIISIATLFEEGKDSYLATLRVENIDHEKFIKSLEEINVKLLYYHSN, encoded by the coding sequence ATGCTGGTAAAGGACTTCATGACGAGAAATCCGATCACCATCACACCAGAAACGTCGTTCACTGAAGCTCTGAAACTCATGAAAGAGAAAAAGATCAAACGTCTCATTGTGATGAAAGGAGAAAAGATCGTCGGTATCGTCACAGAAAAAGATCTTTTGTATGCCTCTCCATCGAAGGCAACCACTTTGAACGTGTGGGAACTTCACTATCTTCTGTCAAAACTAAAAATCTCAGAGATCATGACGAAAGATGTCATAACGGTGAACGAAAACACACCGATAGAAGACGCAGCACGGATAATGGAAGAACGCGACATAAGCGGACTCCCCGTGGTCGACGATGCGGGAAAACTCGTTGGAATCATCACACAGACCGATATATTCAAGGTCTTCGTGGAGATATTCGGGACCAAGAGAGAGGGAACCATAAGGTACACAATGGAGATGCCGGACAGACCAGGAGAACTTCTCGAGGTGGCAAAGAGGATATACGAAGCGGGTGGAAATATCATCTCCATTGCGACGCTTTTTGAGGAAGGAAAAGACTCGTACCTTGCCACACTCAGGGTTGAAAACATCGACCACGAAAAGTTCATAAAGTCACTCGAGGAGATCAATGTAAAACTCCTGTACTACCACTCGAATTGA
- a CDS encoding branched-chain amino acid ABC transporter permease, translating to MEKKLSARTNFILTVIFVLFMVFLLYLASKYMDSYKLRVVRLIAIYGIMAVSLNLINGITGIFSLGHAGFILIGAYTASLLTLSPEQKAMSFIIEPIVPWLANVHTDFLTATLAGGALAAVFAFLIGWPVLRLSGDYLAIASLGFAEVIRIVALNAISITNGPLGLKGIPEYSNIWWCYGWLFVTVLFTASLVNSSYGRALKAVREDRIAAEAMGINVFKHQLLSFVIGAFFAGVSGSLYAHWLTTIDPRITTLGPMLTFYVLIMIVLGGLGSISGSLIGAALFAILFEWLRDLEEPFTFFGIHVPGIKGMRILVISAIFILVMIFWQRGIMGREELTWNNLYRWLFARRKGGEKK from the coding sequence ATGGAGAAGAAACTGTCGGCGCGCACAAACTTCATCCTCACGGTCATCTTTGTTCTCTTCATGGTCTTTCTTCTCTATCTTGCAAGCAAGTACATGGACAGTTACAAACTCAGAGTTGTGAGACTCATCGCCATATACGGGATCATGGCGGTGAGTTTGAACCTGATAAACGGTATCACGGGTATTTTCTCGCTCGGGCACGCCGGTTTCATCCTGATCGGTGCTTACACCGCCTCGCTCCTTACACTTTCACCCGAACAGAAAGCGATGTCTTTCATAATAGAGCCCATCGTTCCATGGCTTGCAAACGTTCACACGGATTTTCTCACCGCTACTCTTGCAGGAGGAGCACTGGCGGCAGTCTTTGCCTTTCTCATAGGATGGCCCGTTTTGAGACTCTCCGGTGATTATCTTGCCATAGCGTCGCTTGGTTTCGCCGAAGTGATCAGAATCGTCGCACTGAACGCTATCAGCATAACAAACGGGCCATTAGGACTGAAAGGAATACCAGAATACTCGAACATCTGGTGGTGTTACGGATGGCTCTTCGTCACCGTTTTGTTCACGGCAAGCCTTGTGAACAGCAGCTACGGCAGGGCTTTGAAAGCCGTCAGAGAAGATCGCATAGCGGCAGAAGCTATGGGAATAAATGTTTTCAAGCATCAGCTCCTCTCTTTTGTCATAGGGGCGTTCTTTGCAGGGGTTTCCGGTTCTCTCTACGCTCACTGGCTCACAACGATAGATCCCAGGATCACCACACTCGGGCCCATGCTCACCTTCTATGTCCTCATCATGATCGTGCTCGGAGGCCTTGGCAGCATCTCGGGGTCACTCATAGGAGCGGCACTCTTTGCGATTCTTTTCGAATGGCTCAGAGATCTGGAAGAGCCTTTCACGTTCTTTGGGATACACGTTCCCGGTATAAAGGGAATGAGAATCCTTGTGATATCTGCCATATTCATCCTCGTGATGATCTTCTGGCAGAGGGGTATCATGGGAAGGGAAGAACTCACCTGGAACAACCTCTACCGGTGGCTCTTTGCTCGTCGCAAAGGTGGTGAAAAGAAATGA
- a CDS encoding thioredoxin fold domain-containing protein, producing MKRIVLFVLIVLGALSFALSLDDAYKLANLTQRKLIIMFSSPTCYYCNLFKKEVLPKEDFQEILVPNFILAEIYATDEKTTLFAKEVIGESSLSYRELFQGFGVRGTPTFFFFKGKEGLGYLPGYVEKEMFIKILKYVAQELKEDFESYMKKNDPFVGDPMIVKVSKEEAEFVLEKDKNAVKVESVPGKVRKDRIYVTEDPSLASKLKDMGAMRILVVKD from the coding sequence GTGAAAAGGATAGTTCTTTTCGTGCTGATTGTTCTGGGTGCTTTGTCTTTTGCACTCAGTCTGGACGACGCATATAAACTTGCAAACCTCACACAGAGAAAACTCATCATCATGTTCTCGAGTCCAACCTGTTACTACTGCAACCTGTTTAAAAAGGAAGTGCTTCCGAAAGAAGACTTTCAGGAAATTCTTGTTCCAAACTTCATTCTAGCAGAGATCTATGCTACCGATGAAAAGACAACGCTGTTTGCAAAAGAAGTGATTGGAGAAAGCTCCCTTTCCTACAGAGAACTCTTTCAGGGCTTCGGTGTGAGAGGAACTCCCACGTTCTTTTTCTTCAAGGGAAAAGAAGGTCTTGGATACCTTCCTGGCTATGTGGAAAAGGAGATGTTCATAAAGATCCTCAAGTATGTTGCTCAGGAGTTGAAGGAAGATTTCGAGTCTTACATGAAAAAGAACGATCCGTTCGTGGGAGATCCGATGATTGTAAAAGTTTCTAAAGAAGAGGCTGAATTTGTTCTGGAAAAGGACAAAAACGCTGTGAAAGTTGAAAGTGTTCCAGGCAAGGTGAGGAAAGACAGAATATATGTGACGGAGGATCCTAGTCTGGCAAGCAAACTCAAAGATATGGGAGCGATGAGAATTTTGGTGGTCAAAGATTAA
- a CDS encoding ABC transporter ATP-binding protein: MTVTDLSRKPLLILDHVTMQFGGLVAVDDFTNEIREGELVGLIGPNGAGKTTVFNVITGIYTPTRGRIIFDGIDITGLKPYQITHLGIARTFQNIRLFSDMTVLENVLVAQHHILSNPDADRILVKHGKKKKGEGRFWFWRAVTKIGYLRKEREMVEKAKDLIRRVGLEKVMYEKASSLPYGDQRKLEIARALATNPKLILLDEPAAGMNPKETEDLMKFIKQIRKDFNLTVFLIEHDMKVVMGICERIIVMDYGRIIAEGTPKEVQNDPKVIEAYLGREWEGV; encoded by the coding sequence ATGACGGTCACGGATCTTTCGAGAAAACCCCTTCTCATACTGGATCATGTGACGATGCAGTTCGGTGGGCTCGTTGCGGTCGACGATTTCACAAACGAGATCAGAGAAGGAGAGCTCGTCGGGCTCATAGGGCCAAACGGTGCCGGGAAAACAACGGTGTTCAACGTGATAACGGGTATCTACACTCCCACAAGAGGCAGAATCATTTTCGATGGTATAGATATTACCGGTTTAAAACCTTATCAGATCACACACCTCGGTATCGCAAGGACCTTCCAGAACATCAGACTCTTCTCCGACATGACCGTCCTGGAGAACGTCCTCGTGGCACAGCACCATATACTTTCCAACCCGGACGCAGACAGGATCCTGGTGAAACATGGGAAAAAGAAGAAGGGAGAGGGACGTTTCTGGTTCTGGAGGGCGGTCACCAAGATCGGATACCTGAGAAAAGAAAGGGAAATGGTGGAGAAGGCAAAGGATCTGATAAGAAGAGTGGGGCTGGAAAAGGTGATGTACGAAAAAGCCTCTTCGCTTCCATACGGTGATCAGAGGAAACTGGAGATAGCCCGCGCCCTTGCGACGAACCCGAAACTGATCCTCCTCGATGAACCTGCTGCAGGTATGAACCCGAAGGAAACAGAAGATCTCATGAAGTTCATAAAACAGATAAGGAAAGATTTCAACCTGACCGTTTTTCTGATAGAACATGACATGAAAGTGGTCATGGGAATCTGCGAGAGAATAATCGTGATGGATTATGGCAGAATCATAGCAGAGGGAACACCAAAGGAAGTACAGAACGATCCCAAGGTGATAGAGGCCTACCTTGGAAGGGAGTGGGAAGGTGTCTGA
- a CDS encoding cytochrome c biogenesis CcdA family protein yields the protein MAFSVVEVSYWMALGYGILAFFSPCAFPLIPAFFGVLFSSRGDFFKLLGFFFGISSFFSLMGVLFGLFGNFVPSYVLTWVSGLALVAFGLIYLFDVEIVKMKKNPNVWKFKGGGFLNGFLLGGSVGLVWIPCSSPILGSILAIVASGREPVKGGMLLFLYSLGISIPFILAGGFVNRLLSRISFKKPVWMKILKIVGSVSLISIGVLILTGKFITY from the coding sequence ATGGCTTTCTCCGTTGTTGAAGTGAGTTACTGGATGGCCTTGGGATACGGGATTCTTGCGTTTTTCAGTCCCTGTGCTTTTCCTCTGATACCTGCTTTCTTTGGTGTGTTGTTCTCATCTAGGGGAGACTTTTTCAAACTTCTTGGATTCTTCTTTGGAATCTCATCGTTTTTTTCTCTCATGGGAGTGCTCTTTGGACTCTTTGGAAACTTCGTTCCGTCCTACGTTCTCACATGGGTTTCTGGACTTGCTCTTGTAGCTTTTGGTCTGATTTACCTTTTCGACGTTGAAATTGTGAAAATGAAGAAAAATCCGAACGTATGGAAATTCAAAGGAGGAGGTTTTCTGAACGGTTTTCTTCTTGGAGGAAGTGTCGGCCTTGTGTGGATTCCTTGTTCAAGTCCCATACTGGGAAGTATCCTTGCCATCGTGGCAAGCGGTAGGGAACCCGTGAAGGGTGGAATGCTTCTTTTTCTGTACTCCCTTGGAATATCGATTCCGTTCATCCTAGCAGGAGGATTTGTCAACAGGTTGTTGAGCAGGATCAGTTTTAAAAAGCCCGTTTGGATGAAGATCTTGAAAATAGTGGGTTCTGTCTCTCTTATCTCAATTGGAGTGCTCATCTTGACAGGAAAGTTCATTACATACTGA
- a CDS encoding ABC transporter substrate-binding protein — MRKLVWLFLILAVTLSFAAKDIIVVGTTDKIRTLDPANCYDYFSSNILQNVMVGLVDYEVGTSNLKPVLAERWEVDETGKVYTFYLRKDAKFEDGTPIDAHVFKYSFDRVMRLNGDPAFLLSDVVEKTEVVNDYTFRVTLKYPFSAFVSVLGYTVAYPVNPKVYPADSFYEGIPSASGPYKIKEWIRDVRIVLEANPNYFGEKPKTKTIVINFYESASTLRLALETGEIDVAYRHLDPRDIIDLEGREDIVVYKGNSPQIRYLVINVTQPPFNKVKVRQALAYAVNRSVIVEDVFAGLAKPLYSMIPEGMWGHKNVFPERDLEKAKALLKEAGYDEKNPLVIDLWYTPTHYGTTEADVAQVLKESFEETGVIKVNLKYAEWSTYVEYFLNGTMGLFLLGWYPDYLDPDDYVWPFLSESGAKSLGSFYANPEVEELMIEARKLTDQKEREEIYYKVQEILARDVPYIPLWQGVATCAAKKQVKGILLEPTQIFRYYILYWEE, encoded by the coding sequence ATGAGAAAGCTTGTCTGGTTGTTTCTGATTCTGGCGGTGACTCTCTCCTTTGCGGCAAAAGACATCATCGTGGTGGGTACCACGGACAAAATCAGGACTCTCGATCCTGCAAACTGCTATGATTACTTTTCCTCGAACATACTTCAGAACGTCATGGTTGGACTGGTTGATTACGAGGTAGGAACCAGCAACCTGAAACCGGTGCTCGCGGAGAGATGGGAAGTCGACGAAACAGGAAAGGTCTACACATTTTATTTGAGAAAGGATGCAAAGTTTGAAGACGGAACTCCCATCGACGCACACGTGTTCAAGTACTCCTTCGACAGGGTCATGAGACTCAACGGGGATCCTGCATTTTTACTTTCGGATGTGGTTGAGAAAACGGAAGTGGTGAACGATTACACCTTCCGTGTAACACTGAAGTACCCGTTCTCCGCTTTCGTCTCCGTTCTTGGCTACACCGTGGCCTATCCGGTAAACCCGAAGGTTTATCCAGCCGATTCCTTCTACGAAGGAATACCTTCGGCCTCCGGTCCCTACAAGATCAAAGAGTGGATCAGAGACGTGAGGATCGTTCTTGAAGCCAATCCGAACTACTTCGGTGAAAAGCCAAAGACAAAGACCATTGTGATCAACTTCTACGAGAGTGCCTCCACCCTCAGATTGGCACTCGAAACAGGAGAGATCGACGTTGCCTACAGACACCTGGATCCAAGGGACATCATCGATCTTGAGGGAAGAGAGGACATCGTCGTCTACAAGGGTAACAGTCCACAGATAAGGTATCTCGTAATAAACGTGACGCAACCACCGTTCAACAAAGTGAAAGTGAGACAAGCGCTCGCTTATGCAGTGAACAGATCCGTCATCGTTGAAGACGTGTTTGCAGGGCTTGCAAAACCGCTTTACTCAATGATTCCAGAGGGCATGTGGGGACACAAAAACGTCTTTCCTGAAAGAGACCTGGAAAAAGCAAAAGCTCTCCTCAAAGAGGCCGGTTACGATGAAAAAAATCCGCTTGTGATCGATCTCTGGTACACACCGACACATTACGGAACGACGGAAGCAGATGTCGCTCAGGTGCTGAAAGAATCCTTCGAAGAAACAGGCGTCATAAAGGTGAACTTGAAATACGCTGAGTGGTCCACCTACGTTGAGTATTTCCTGAACGGAACGATGGGTCTTTTCCTGCTTGGATGGTATCCAGATTATCTCGATCCGGACGACTACGTATGGCCTTTCTTGAGCGAAAGCGGTGCGAAATCTCTTGGAAGTTTCTACGCAAATCCTGAAGTCGAAGAACTCATGATAGAAGCAAGGAAACTCACAGACCAAAAGGAAAGAGAAGAGATCTACTACAAAGTCCAGGAGATCCTCGCTAGAGACGTTCCCTACATACCGCTCTGGCAGGGTGTTGCCACCTGTGCAGCGAAAAAGCAGGTGAAGGGAATCTTGCTTGAACCAACACAGATATTCAGGTACTACATACTCTACTGGGAAGAGTGA
- a CDS encoding branched-chain amino acid ABC transporter permease, with amino-acid sequence MVFFLQNLFNGIMLGGLYALIAIGYTMVYGILRLINFAHGDVMMMGVYFAFYAATLLSLSPLLSAVVAILGAALLGFLIDRVAYKPLRNAPRISALITAIGVSFFLESLAVVIFGAIPKSFLNVFKDRTILNKVLIVAGARIPLLTFLVIFITAVILVVLFFIVYRTKIGMAMRAISMDIPTTSLMGVNVDAVIGFTFALGSALAAASGIMWAMRFPNVHPYMGFMPGLKAFIAAVFGGIGSIPGAVLGGVLLGLIEIFLAAYFPSVMGYRDAFAFIILIIILLVKPSGLLGKKIVEKV; translated from the coding sequence GTGGTATTTTTTCTGCAGAACCTCTTCAACGGGATCATGCTCGGCGGACTGTACGCACTCATAGCGATCGGCTACACGATGGTCTACGGTATTCTGAGACTCATCAACTTTGCCCACGGTGACGTGATGATGATGGGAGTGTACTTTGCATTCTACGCTGCCACCCTTCTTTCGTTGAGTCCCCTTCTTTCTGCCGTTGTCGCGATACTTGGTGCGGCACTCCTTGGATTTCTCATAGACAGGGTGGCATACAAACCTCTGAGGAACGCTCCAAGGATTTCCGCACTGATCACGGCAATTGGAGTTTCCTTCTTTCTTGAAAGTCTTGCCGTTGTGATATTTGGTGCTATTCCCAAGTCGTTTCTGAACGTCTTCAAAGACAGAACAATATTGAACAAGGTGCTGATCGTTGCCGGTGCCAGAATACCCCTTCTCACGTTCCTTGTCATATTCATCACCGCTGTCATCCTGGTGGTGCTCTTTTTCATAGTCTACAGAACAAAGATCGGAATGGCGATGAGGGCAATTTCCATGGACATACCAACGACATCCTTGATGGGAGTCAACGTGGACGCCGTCATCGGTTTCACCTTTGCTCTCGGTTCTGCCCTGGCTGCTGCAAGCGGAATCATGTGGGCGATGAGGTTTCCAAATGTGCACCCTTACATGGGTTTCATGCCAGGGCTCAAAGCGTTCATCGCCGCGGTTTTTGGAGGAATAGGTTCGATCCCAGGAGCCGTTCTTGGTGGAGTCCTTCTTGGTCTTATAGAGATATTCCTTGCAGCCTACTTCCCATCCGTTATGGGATACAGGGATGCGTTTGCCTTCATCATATTGATCATCATTTTGCTTGTTAAACCGTCTGGTCTTCTTGGCAAAAAAATCGTGGAAAAGGTGTGA